The Methylobacterium currus genome contains a region encoding:
- the argJ gene encoding bifunctional glutamate N-acetyltransferase/amino-acid acetyltransferase ArgJ, whose amino-acid sequence MSHPVSPLAPKHQPALPPIAGVRLATAQAGIRYRGRTDVLLVLLDPGTRAAGVFTRSKCPSAAVDWCRETLRGGQSARALVVNSGNANAFTGLKGRESVRLTAEIAGKAADCAPGEVFIASTGVIGEPLDATKFDGVLADCAGRTGPDAERWAEAARAIMTTDTFPKLATRRVRLGGAEVTINGIAKGAGMIAPDMATMLSFVFTDADLPAGVLQALLTRGVAKSFNCCTVDGDTSTSDTLMLFATAKAGNAPVASVEDPALAEFAQGLDDLLIELAQLVARDGEGARKFVTVEVGGATDDASAHRIAMSIANSPLVKTAVAGEDANWGRVVMAVGKAGEPADRDRLAIWFGDVRVAVEGARDAGYDEEAASAAMRGDEVTIRVDLGLGAGAARVWTCDLTKAYVEINGDYRS is encoded by the coding sequence ATGTCTCACCCCGTCTCGCCGCTCGCGCCCAAGCACCAGCCCGCCCTGCCGCCGATCGCCGGCGTGCGCCTCGCCACCGCGCAGGCCGGCATCCGCTACCGCGGCCGCACCGACGTGCTGCTGGTCCTGCTCGATCCCGGCACCCGGGCCGCCGGCGTCTTCACCCGCTCGAAATGCCCTTCGGCGGCGGTCGATTGGTGCCGCGAGACCCTGCGCGGCGGGCAATCGGCCCGGGCGCTGGTGGTCAATTCCGGCAACGCCAACGCCTTCACGGGTCTCAAGGGCCGCGAATCGGTGCGCCTCACCGCCGAGATCGCCGGCAAGGCGGCGGATTGCGCACCCGGCGAGGTCTTCATCGCCTCGACCGGCGTGATCGGCGAGCCGCTCGACGCCACCAAGTTCGACGGCGTGCTGGCCGACTGCGCCGGCCGCACCGGCCCCGACGCCGAGCGCTGGGCCGAAGCCGCCCGCGCCATCATGACCACCGACACCTTCCCGAAGCTCGCCACCCGCCGGGTGCGGCTCGGCGGGGCCGAGGTGACGATCAACGGCATCGCCAAGGGTGCCGGCATGATCGCCCCCGACATGGCGACGATGTTGTCCTTCGTGTTCACCGATGCCGACCTTCCGGCCGGGGTGCTGCAGGCGCTGCTTACTCGCGGCGTCGCCAAGAGCTTCAATTGCTGCACGGTCGACGGCGACACCTCGACCTCCGACACCCTGATGCTGTTCGCCACCGCCAAGGCCGGCAACGCCCCGGTCGCGTCCGTGGAGGATCCGGCCCTGGCCGAGTTCGCGCAAGGACTCGACGACCTCCTGATCGAGCTGGCCCAGCTCGTGGCCCGCGACGGCGAGGGCGCGCGCAAGTTCGTCACCGTCGAGGTCGGGGGCGCGACCGACGATGCCTCCGCCCACCGGATCGCGATGTCGATCGCCAACTCGCCGCTGGTGAAGACCGCGGTGGCGGGCGAGGACGCCAATTGGGGCCGCGTGGTGATGGCGGTCGGCAAGGCCGGCGAGCCCGCCGACCGCGACCGGCTGGCAATCTGGTTTGGCGACGTGCGCGTCGCCGTCGAGGGCGCCCGCGATGCCGGCTACGACGAGGAGGCGGCCTCGGCGGCGATGCGCGGCGACGAGGTGACGATCCGGGTCGATCTGGGTCTCGGGGCCGGCGCCGCCCGGGTCTGGACCTGCGACCTCACCAAGGCCTATGTCGAGATCAACGGGGATTACCGCTCGTGA
- a CDS encoding LysR family transcriptional regulator, with translation MALFVEVAKRKSFSQAAVALDVPISSLSRRITQFETSIGLRLLDRTTRKLVLTPHGEAYYEQATRLVEEAQRTFDELIAQARGPSGLLKIAAPPDPWVVHHLSAIAGEYARLYAQVRVHLDLWPHLVDLAQEGYDLALAVGAPRETSMITRKVAQLENGLFAAPDYLDRAGRPERPADLARHQATMVGVPSASSTAAASTWPLERGEEMVSAPIGRAISSNSQGMARRLALAGHGIGLLQAIDVESDVECGRLERVLPEWQGLPSPVYIVTTSRLLPAKTRSFIAFASRQLAEQLAPRGVTLDEAELTALYDLQEA, from the coding sequence ATGGCGCTCTTCGTCGAGGTCGCGAAACGGAAGAGCTTCAGCCAGGCCGCTGTGGCCCTCGACGTGCCGATCTCCTCCCTCTCCCGGCGCATCACCCAGTTCGAGACCTCGATCGGCCTGCGCCTGCTCGACCGCACCACCCGCAAGCTGGTGCTGACCCCGCACGGCGAGGCCTATTACGAGCAGGCGACGCGCCTGGTGGAAGAGGCGCAGCGCACCTTCGACGAGCTGATCGCCCAGGCGAGGGGGCCGAGCGGCCTTCTCAAGATCGCGGCGCCGCCCGATCCGTGGGTGGTGCATCATCTCTCGGCCATCGCGGGGGAATATGCGCGGCTTTACGCGCAGGTGCGGGTGCATCTCGATCTCTGGCCCCATCTCGTCGACCTTGCCCAGGAGGGCTACGACCTGGCGCTCGCCGTCGGGGCGCCGCGGGAGACTTCGATGATCACCCGCAAGGTGGCGCAGCTCGAGAACGGCCTGTTCGCCGCCCCCGATTACCTCGACCGGGCCGGGCGGCCGGAGCGTCCGGCCGATCTCGCGAGGCACCAGGCCACGATGGTCGGCGTCCCCTCCGCGTCGAGCACGGCCGCGGCGAGCACCTGGCCGCTGGAGCGGGGCGAGGAGATGGTCTCGGCGCCGATCGGCCGCGCCATCTCCAGCAACAGCCAGGGCATGGCCCGTCGCCTGGCCCTCGCGGGGCACGGCATCGGCCTCCTGCAGGCGATCGACGTCGAGTCCGACGTGGAGTGCGGCCGCCTGGAGCGGGTGCTGCCCGAGTGGCAGGGCCTGCCGAGCCCGGTCTACATCGTCACGACCTCGCGGCTCTTGCCGGCCAAGACCCGCAGCTTCATCGCCTTCGCGTCGCGACAGCTCGCCGAGCAGCTGGCTCCCCGCGGCGTCACCCTGGACGAAGCCGAGCTCACTGCCCTGTACGACCTGCAGGAGGCGTGA
- a CDS encoding 4'-phosphopantetheinyl transferase family protein: MTALSDLIFTGGALAVAVPADAAAALPAERLILPPDEEARIARFRQAQDRHERAAAHGLLRHLLGSWLGRDPGAIVLERDAGGRPFLPGTPDLDFNLSHGGGWIAVGLSTSGRIGVDVEGAARPVDWDGVAPIFLHPAELATYRGLPAGARPRRALEFWSVKEACLKATGEGLVAEPRSVCLTQDGAAWRLARAGLSLLAASRVLPDGARFAWAVEEGVEVAVVVAG; this comes from the coding sequence GTGACGGCACTCTCGGATCTCATCTTCACGGGCGGGGCACTGGCGGTGGCGGTCCCGGCCGATGCGGCGGCGGCCCTGCCGGCGGAGCGGCTGATCCTGCCGCCGGACGAGGAGGCGCGCATCGCCCGCTTCCGGCAGGCACAGGACCGTCACGAGCGGGCGGCGGCGCACGGGCTGCTGCGCCACCTGCTCGGGTCCTGGCTCGGCCGCGACCCAGGCGCGATCGTCCTCGAGCGGGACGCGGGCGGCCGGCCGTTCCTGCCCGGCACGCCCGACCTCGACTTCAATCTGAGCCACGGTGGCGGCTGGATCGCGGTCGGGCTGTCGACCTCGGGCCGGATCGGCGTCGATGTCGAGGGCGCCGCCCGGCCGGTCGATTGGGACGGCGTGGCGCCGATCTTCCTGCACCCGGCCGAACTCGCCACCTATCGCGGCCTGCCGGCCGGGGCGCGGCCGCGGCGGGCGCTGGAATTCTGGTCGGTCAAGGAGGCGTGCCTGAAGGCGACCGGCGAGGGCCTCGTCGCCGAGCCCCGCTCGGTCTGCCTGACGCAGGACGGGGCGGCTTGGCGCCTGGCGCGGGCCGGCTTGTCGCTGCTCGCGGCGTCGCGAGTCCTGCCGGACGGAGCGCGGTTCGCCTGGGCGGTGGAGGAGGGGGTGGAGGTGGCGGTCGTGGTGGCAGGCTGA
- a CDS encoding RNA polymerase factor sigma-32, translated as MAEIAGIRRQFVRVAMDAPFLEREEERGLAVRWKDERDEQALHRLIAAHMRLVIALAGRFRHYGLPMADLVQEGHVGLMEAAARFEPERDVRFSTYATWWIRASIQDYILRNWSIVRGGTSSAQKALFFNLRRLRARLMQSTDERVGDEIHRRIATAIGVSREDVALMDARLSGPDMSLNAPVGDDGEASAERVDFLVDTSPLPDETVSDAVDGERRLTWLRQALTVLSERELRILHERRLAEDQATLEALGHRLGISKERVRQIENRALEKLRRALAERFPQSNAGMSAYV; from the coding sequence ATGGCGGAAATCGCAGGCATACGTCGGCAGTTCGTTCGAGTTGCGATGGATGCCCCCTTCCTCGAGAGGGAAGAAGAGCGCGGCCTCGCGGTGCGCTGGAAGGACGAACGGGACGAGCAGGCCCTGCACCGTCTGATCGCCGCCCATATGCGGCTCGTGATCGCCCTGGCGGGCCGCTTCCGCCATTACGGGCTGCCGATGGCCGATCTGGTCCAGGAAGGCCATGTCGGCCTGATGGAAGCCGCCGCCCGCTTCGAGCCGGAGCGGGACGTGCGCTTCTCGACCTACGCGACCTGGTGGATCCGCGCCTCGATCCAGGACTACATCCTGCGCAACTGGTCGATCGTGCGCGGCGGCACCTCCTCGGCCCAGAAGGCATTGTTCTTCAATCTCCGGCGGTTGCGCGCCCGCCTGATGCAATCGACCGACGAGCGCGTCGGCGACGAGATCCACCGCCGCATCGCCACCGCCATCGGCGTCTCCCGCGAGGACGTGGCGCTGATGGATGCCCGTCTCTCCGGCCCCGACATGTCCCTCAACGCCCCCGTCGGCGACGACGGCGAGGCTTCGGCCGAGCGGGTCGATTTCCTGGTCGACACCTCTCCCCTGCCCGACGAGACCGTCTCCGACGCCGTCGACGGCGAGCGCCGCCTGACCTGGCTGCGGCAAGCCCTCACCGTCCTGTCCGAGCGCGAGCTGCGCATCCTGCACGAGCGGCGCCTCGCCGAGGACCAGGCCACCCTGGAGGCCCTGGGTCACCGCCTCGGCATCTCCAAGGAGCGCGTGCGCCAGATCGAGAACCGCGCCCTCGAGAAGCTGCGCCGCGCCCTGGCCGAGCGCTTCCCGCAATCGAATGCCGGCATGAGCGCTTACGTCTGA
- a CDS encoding CarD family transcriptional regulator: protein MTTAKKTTAARQGFKTGEAIVYPAHGVGRITAIEEQEIAGYKLELFVVSFEKDKMVLRVPTAKANSVGMRKLAEPELVKKALDVLTGRARVKRTMWSRRAQEYEAKINSGDLIAVTEVVRDLFRSDAQPEQSYSERQLYEAALDRVVREIAAVNRITDTESLKLIEQSLAKSPRRAKGAEAEADGEDIQDEAEAA from the coding sequence ATGACGACCGCCAAGAAGACGACAGCCGCCCGGCAGGGCTTCAAGACCGGCGAAGCGATCGTGTATCCGGCTCACGGCGTCGGCCGCATCACGGCCATCGAGGAGCAGGAGATCGCCGGCTACAAGCTCGAGCTGTTCGTGGTGTCGTTCGAGAAGGACAAGATGGTCCTGCGGGTCCCGACCGCCAAGGCGAACTCGGTCGGCATGCGCAAGCTCGCCGAGCCCGAGCTGGTCAAGAAGGCGCTCGACGTGCTCACCGGCCGCGCCCGGGTGAAGCGCACGATGTGGTCGCGCCGGGCCCAGGAATACGAGGCGAAGATCAATTCCGGCGACCTGATCGCCGTCACCGAGGTGGTGCGCGACCTCTTCCGCTCCGACGCCCAGCCCGAGCAGTCCTATTCCGAGCGCCAGCTCTACGAGGCGGCCCTCGACCGGGTGGTGCGCGAGATCGCGGCGGTGAACCGCATCACCGACACCGAGTCGCTCAAGCTCATCGAGCAGAGCCTCGCCAAGTCGCCGCGCCGTGCGAAGGGCGCCGAGGCCGAAGCCGACGGCGAGGACATCCAGGACGAGGCCGAGGCCGCCTGA
- the fdxA gene encoding ferredoxin FdxA, whose amino-acid sequence MTYVVTDNCIKCKYMDCVEVCPVDCFYEGENMLVIQPDECIDCGVCEPECPAEAIKPDTEPGLESWLKLNADMAKSWPNITQKKAAPADAKEWDGKPGKFEAHFSANPGSGD is encoded by the coding sequence ATGACCTACGTCGTCACCGACAACTGCATCAAGTGCAAGTACATGGACTGCGTGGAGGTGTGTCCGGTCGACTGCTTCTACGAGGGCGAGAACATGCTCGTCATCCAGCCGGACGAGTGCATCGATTGCGGCGTGTGCGAGCCGGAATGCCCGGCCGAGGCGATCAAGCCCGACACCGAGCCGGGTCTCGAGAGCTGGCTGAAGCTGAATGCCGACATGGCGAAGAGCTGGCCCAACATCACCCAGAAGAAGGCCGCCCCGGCCGACGCCAAGGAGTGGGACGGCAAGCCCGGCAAGTTCGAGGCGCATTTCTCGGCCAATCCGGGCTCGGGCGACTGA
- a CDS encoding RNA-binding S4 domain-containing protein, producing the protein MRADRQRLDKWLWFARFAKTRSLAARLIADGFVRVNGQRADAPSKALAVGDVVTVAAQHVTAAVRVLDLGERRGPAPEARLLYADLSAALPPDEAG; encoded by the coding sequence ATGCGCGCGGACCGGCAGCGTCTCGACAAGTGGCTGTGGTTCGCGCGCTTCGCCAAGACGCGCTCGCTCGCCGCGCGCCTGATCGCCGACGGCTTCGTGCGGGTGAACGGCCAGCGGGCCGACGCCCCGTCGAAGGCGTTGGCGGTGGGGGATGTGGTCACGGTCGCGGCCCAGCACGTCACCGCGGCGGTGCGGGTGCTCGATCTCGGCGAGCGGCGTGGCCCGGCGCCGGAGGCCCGGCTGCTCTATGCCGACCTCTCGGCAGCCCTGCCGCCCGACGAGGCGGGCTGA
- a CDS encoding helicase-related protein, which produces MTRRSLSPQARLRGATAVLGPTNTGKTHLAIERMLGHPTGMIGLPLRLLAREVYHRVVERVGPERVALVTGEEKIKPNRPSYWICTAEAMPRDNQVDFVGIDEIQLGADRDRGHTFTDRLLHQRGREETLLIGSATMEPLVQSLIPGIHVTTRPRLSQLSFAGSRKLSRLPHRSAIVAFSAEEVYAIAELLRRQRGGAAVVLGALSPRTRNAQVELYQSGEVDYLVATDAVGMGLNLDVDHVAFASNRKFDGTRFRDLSPSEMAQIAGRAGRHLRDGTFGTTGRCPPLEAEMVEALESHTFEPLRMLQWRNPDLDFGSIDALRRSLGEHPTERGLTRAPIGDDEAALDLLAKEDDIRAYATSRNAVERLWMVCGVPDYRKSAIQTHADLIAQLFRFLMRGMAGRIPVDWFSQHVAMVDRTDGDIDALSQRIAHVRTWTFVANRPDWLADPEHWQGETRRVEDRLSDALHERLASRFVDRRTSVLMRRLRENTMLEAEITAGGDVTVEGQHVGHLHGFQFVPDPGAEGQEAKTLRSAAEKALASEIEARADRFAAAADAALVLSNDGTIRWTGNPVAKLVPGEKLYAPGLRLLADEQLTGPAREKVETRLNAWLKAHIVRLLGPALELETAADLTGLARGIGFQVAEALGVLERAKVLNEMRSLDQEGRAALRKHGVRFGAYHITMPALLKPAPRTLAAQLWALQNGGLDQRGLDEIAHLAGSGRTSMPVDPEIAKGLYRAAGFRVCGGRAVRVDILERLADLIRPAIAYVPGTTPGEPPPGAADKDGFVPTVGMTSLVGCSGEDFASILKSLGYVVDRRPGPAITVALRPAAPTVPVQAKSAEAGEASDEAGEAAEAPSETPSEAEAVTAEAAPGDEALPEESVQHEAAHEASSDESPAAEPVRAEAAEPAAEAPARDALARDAEAHEAPAAEAAVEASVEASASEEPAPVEAEATDAAPVAHAEAAGTTTESAEAAAGTETGEAATAETTEATGEPAAPAEPIVIEVWRMHRHQRSHAPRHQGRGRPQDGQQREGQRDGRPRGGFQRPDPRPEGGEGAPAEQRAHRAPRDGQRWGDRRPGENRGENRPAGEGRPENRFEGRGSENRGEGRRDGRPPRGPYPGGREGGRDGGRPGQDRRDGAPRNGGMHEARPPRRERAPDPDSPFAKLLALKAQMEARDGDKR; this is translated from the coding sequence ATGACGCGCCGTTCCCTTTCTCCGCAGGCCCGCTTGCGCGGCGCCACGGCGGTGCTCGGTCCTACCAATACCGGCAAGACCCACCTCGCCATCGAGCGGATGCTCGGCCACCCGACGGGCATGATCGGCCTGCCGCTGCGGCTCCTCGCCCGCGAGGTCTATCACCGCGTGGTCGAGCGGGTCGGCCCCGAGCGGGTCGCCCTGGTCACCGGCGAGGAGAAGATCAAGCCGAACCGGCCGAGCTACTGGATCTGCACCGCCGAGGCGATGCCGCGGGACAACCAGGTGGATTTCGTCGGCATCGACGAGATCCAGCTCGGCGCCGACCGCGACCGCGGCCACACCTTCACCGACCGCCTCCTGCACCAGCGCGGCCGCGAGGAGACGCTGCTGATCGGCTCGGCGACGATGGAACCCCTGGTCCAGTCGCTGATCCCCGGCATCCACGTCACGACGCGGCCGCGCCTGTCGCAGCTGAGCTTCGCCGGCAGCCGCAAACTCTCGCGCCTGCCCCATCGCAGCGCCATCGTGGCGTTCTCGGCCGAAGAGGTCTACGCGATCGCCGAGCTGCTGCGGCGCCAGCGCGGCGGCGCCGCAGTGGTGCTCGGCGCCCTCTCGCCCCGCACCCGCAACGCCCAGGTCGAGCTCTACCAGTCCGGCGAGGTCGATTACCTCGTGGCGACCGACGCGGTCGGGATGGGGCTCAACCTCGACGTCGACCACGTCGCCTTCGCGTCCAACCGCAAGTTCGATGGAACGCGCTTTCGCGACCTCTCCCCCTCCGAGATGGCGCAGATCGCGGGGCGCGCCGGGCGCCACCTGCGCGACGGCACCTTCGGCACCACCGGGCGCTGCCCCCCGCTCGAGGCCGAGATGGTCGAGGCGCTGGAGAGCCACACCTTCGAGCCGCTGCGGATGCTGCAATGGCGCAACCCGGACCTCGATTTCGGCTCGATCGACGCCCTGCGCCGCAGCCTGGGCGAGCACCCGACCGAGCGCGGCCTGACCCGGGCCCCCATCGGCGACGACGAAGCGGCCCTCGACCTCCTCGCCAAGGAGGACGACATCCGCGCCTACGCCACCTCGCGCAACGCGGTGGAACGGCTCTGGATGGTCTGCGGCGTGCCGGACTACCGCAAATCCGCGATCCAGACCCATGCCGACCTGATCGCCCAGCTCTTCCGCTTCCTGATGCGCGGCATGGCCGGGCGGATCCCGGTCGACTGGTTTTCCCAGCACGTGGCGATGGTCGACCGCACCGACGGCGACATCGACGCCCTGTCGCAGCGCATCGCCCATGTGCGCACCTGGACCTTCGTGGCGAACAGACCGGACTGGCTCGCCGACCCGGAGCATTGGCAGGGCGAGACGCGTCGGGTAGAGGACAGGCTGTCCGACGCCCTGCACGAGCGGCTGGCGAGTCGATTCGTCGATCGGCGCACCAGCGTGCTGATGCGGCGCCTGAGAGAGAATACCATGTTGGAAGCTGAGATCACCGCGGGCGGCGACGTGACGGTCGAGGGACAGCACGTCGGCCACCTGCACGGGTTCCAGTTCGTGCCGGATCCCGGCGCCGAGGGCCAGGAAGCCAAGACCCTGCGCAGCGCCGCCGAGAAGGCGCTGGCGAGCGAGATCGAGGCGCGGGCCGACCGGTTCGCCGCCGCGGCGGACGCGGCCCTGGTGCTCTCGAACGACGGCACGATCCGCTGGACCGGCAACCCGGTCGCCAAGCTCGTCCCGGGCGAGAAGCTCTACGCCCCCGGCCTGCGGCTGCTCGCCGACGAGCAGCTCACGGGCCCGGCCCGCGAGAAGGTCGAGACCCGGCTGAACGCCTGGCTCAAGGCCCATATCGTGCGCCTCCTCGGGCCGGCCCTCGAGCTCGAGACCGCGGCCGACCTGACGGGGCTGGCCCGCGGCATCGGCTTCCAGGTCGCGGAGGCCCTCGGCGTGCTGGAGCGCGCCAAGGTCCTCAACGAGATGCGCAGCCTCGACCAGGAGGGCCGCGCGGCCCTGCGCAAGCACGGCGTGCGCTTCGGCGCCTACCACATCACCATGCCGGCGCTGCTGAAGCCCGCGCCCCGCACCCTCGCGGCACAGCTCTGGGCCCTGCAGAATGGCGGCCTCGACCAGCGCGGCCTCGACGAGATCGCGCATCTCGCCGGATCCGGCCGCACCTCGATGCCGGTCGACCCTGAGATCGCCAAGGGCCTCTACCGCGCCGCCGGCTTCCGGGTCTGCGGCGGCCGGGCCGTGCGCGTCGACATCCTGGAGCGCCTGGCCGACCTGATCCGCCCGGCGATCGCCTACGTGCCCGGCACCACCCCGGGCGAGCCGCCTCCGGGCGCCGCCGACAAGGACGGCTTCGTGCCGACCGTCGGCATGACCTCGCTGGTCGGCTGCTCGGGCGAGGATTTCGCCTCGATCCTGAAGTCCCTCGGCTACGTCGTCGACCGCCGGCCCGGCCCGGCCATCACCGTCGCCCTGCGCCCGGCCGCCCCCACGGTGCCGGTTCAGGCGAAGTCGGCGGAAGCCGGCGAGGCCTCGGACGAGGCGGGCGAGGCCGCCGAGGCTCCGTCCGAGACGCCGTCGGAGGCCGAGGCCGTGACGGCCGAGGCGGCGCCGGGCGACGAGGCGCTGCCTGAGGAGAGCGTGCAGCACGAGGCGGCCCACGAGGCGTCCTCCGACGAGAGCCCGGCCGCGGAGCCGGTCCGGGCCGAGGCGGCGGAGCCCGCGGCCGAGGCGCCGGCGCGAGATGCGCTCGCCCGGGACGCAGAGGCTCACGAGGCTCCGGCTGCGGAGGCCGCGGTCGAGGCGTCCGTCGAGGCGTCCGCATCCGAGGAGCCGGCCCCGGTCGAAGCCGAGGCTACCGATGCCGCGCCGGTCGCCCATGCCGAGGCGGCCGGGACCACCACGGAGAGCGCCGAGGCTGCGGCGGGCACCGAGACCGGCGAAGCCGCGACGGCGGAGACCACCGAGGCGACGGGCGAGCCCGCCGCACCGGCGGAGCCGATCGTCATCGAGGTGTGGCGGATGCACCGCCACCAGCGCAGCCACGCACCCCGTCACCAGGGCCGCGGCCGGCCGCAGGACGGCCAGCAGCGCGAGGGCCAGCGCGACGGCCGCCCGCGCGGCGGCTTCCAGCGCCCCGATCCGCGCCCGGAGGGCGGCGAGGGAGCGCCGGCCGAGCAGCGCGCCCATCGCGCTCCCCGCGACGGCCAGCGCTGGGGCGATCGGCGCCCGGGCGAGAATCGTGGCGAGAACCGTCCCGCCGGCGAAGGCCGGCCGGAGAACCGCTTCGAGGGCCGCGGGAGCGAGAACCGGGGCGAGGGCCGCCGCGACGGCCGACCCCCGCGCGGGCCGTATCCGGGCGGTCGCGAGGGCGGTCGCGACGGTGGTCGTCCCGGGCAGGACAGGCGCGACGGCGCCCCCCGCAACGGCGGCATGCACGAGGCCCGGCCGCCCCGGCGCGAGCGCGCTCCGGACCCGGATTCCCCCTTCGCCAAGCTTCTCGCCCTCAAGGCGCAGATGGAGGCGAGGGACGGCGACAAGCGCTGA
- a CDS encoding DUF3108 domain-containing protein: MRSKAFLSLALAAGLALPAGEATPAKAARGRAPKAGETAVTVDYGIMLAGMPIGTAQVTGSVQGQRYTMDVSARLTGLVGAITGGYGSGRASGTVAARPVPAAFALASHSASASITVRMALARGNVVAADIAPPLVPDPERVTVSEVHKRGIIDPVSALMMPAQGRGDLTDPQNCNRTIPVFDGASRFNVVLSYGETRSVQKPGYAGPVLVCNARYQPIAGHRPDRPGVKFMEENTEMSVWLAPVEGARVLLPLRIAVRTQIGLNIIEATRWAQNGGGPSAPDATVQAAAQAPETPADAR, translated from the coding sequence ATGCGTTCCAAGGCCTTTCTCTCGCTCGCCCTCGCGGCGGGGCTCGCCCTCCCGGCCGGCGAGGCGACGCCGGCCAAGGCCGCGCGGGGCCGCGCGCCGAAGGCCGGCGAGACCGCCGTCACGGTCGATTACGGCATCATGCTGGCCGGGATGCCGATCGGCACCGCGCAGGTCACCGGGTCGGTGCAGGGCCAGCGCTACACCATGGATGTCAGCGCCCGCCTCACCGGCCTCGTCGGGGCGATCACCGGCGGCTACGGCTCGGGCCGGGCGAGCGGCACGGTGGCGGCCCGGCCGGTGCCGGCCGCCTTCGCCCTCGCCTCCCACAGCGCCAGCGCCTCGATCACCGTGCGCATGGCGCTGGCCCGCGGCAACGTGGTCGCGGCCGATATCGCGCCCCCGCTGGTGCCCGACCCTGAGCGGGTCACGGTCAGCGAGGTGCACAAGCGCGGGATCATCGATCCGGTGAGCGCCCTGATGATGCCGGCCCAAGGGCGCGGCGATCTCACCGACCCGCAGAACTGCAACCGTACCATCCCGGTCTTCGACGGCGCGAGCCGGTTCAACGTGGTGCTGAGCTACGGCGAGACCCGCAGCGTGCAGAAGCCCGGCTATGCCGGCCCGGTCCTGGTCTGCAACGCCCGCTACCAGCCGATCGCCGGCCACCGGCCGGACCGGCCGGGGGTGAAGTTCATGGAGGAGAACACCGAGATGTCGGTGTGGCTCGCCCCCGTCGAGGGCGCGCGGGTGCTGCTCCCCCTGCGCATCGCCGTGCGCACCCAGATCGGCCTCAACATCATCGAGGCGACGCGCTGGGCCCAGAACGGCGGCGGGCCCAGCGCGCCGGACGCGACCGTGCAGGCGGCCGCGCAAGCCCCGGAGACGCCGGCGGACGCACGCTAG
- the rpmB gene encoding 50S ribosomal protein L28 gives MSRRCELTGKGVLTGHLVSHSNHKTKRRFLPNLCNVTLLSDTLGRSVRLRISANALRSVEHRGGLDAFLIKAGETDLSQNARLLKREIEKKIAEAA, from the coding sequence ATGTCGCGTCGCTGCGAGCTCACCGGTAAGGGGGTGCTCACCGGCCACCTCGTGAGCCACTCGAACCACAAGACCAAGCGCCGGTTCCTCCCGAACCTGTGCAACGTCACCCTGCTCTCCGACACGCTCGGCCGCTCGGTGCGCCTGCGCATCTCGGCCAACGCCCTGCGCTCGGTCGAGCACCGCGGCGGCCTCGATGCGTTCCTGATCAAGGCCGGCGAGACCGACCTGTCGCAGAACGCCCGCCTGCTGAAGCGCGAGATCGAGAAGAAGATCGCCGAGGCGGCCTGA